Proteins encoded together in one Lathyrus oleraceus cultivar Zhongwan6 chromosome 5, CAAS_Psat_ZW6_1.0, whole genome shotgun sequence window:
- the LOC127080681 gene encoding uncharacterized protein LOC127080681, translating into MHFSSYVDHRETRPFDDIVLYSRWLACGSYITACHLLERVIRQFDYTQTILKHPIVSTPPALTRRQMDDMFDDYESHLVLEKAQNTIVPSDSSYVDGYIRWFFRVSDSYMVRVAPRYPPRSANHEILEE; encoded by the coding sequence ATGCATTTCAGCAGCTATGTCGATCACCGTGAGACGCGGCCATTTGACGATATAGTTCTATACTCTAGATGGTTGGCCTGCGGATCATATATTACTGCTTGTCATCTTCTCGAACGCGTCATACGGCAGTTCGACTACACTCAGACCATTCTTAAACACCCTATTGTATCTACTCCTCCTGCTTTGACACGTAGACAAATGGAtgacatgtttgatgattatgagagTCATCTGGTACTAGAGAAGGCACAGAATACCATAGTCCCGAGCGACTCTAGCTACGTGGATGGGTACATCAGGTGGTTCTTTAGGGTGTCAGATTCGTATATGGTGCGGGTTGCTCCTAGATACCCACCTAGGTCAGCTAATCATGAGATACTAGAGGAGTAG